In Clostridium sp. JN-1, one genomic interval encodes:
- the pepT gene encoding peptidase T — MSKVVEKFIKYVKFNTASDESMNTVPTTSGQLVLAKELVKELEQIGMSEVSVDENGYVMAVLPSNVKKEIPKIGFIAHMDTCPEVSGMNINPKFVENYDGKDIVLNEEKNIILSPKDFPELKDYVGKTLITTDGTTLLGADDKAGVAEIVTAVEFLIENPEIKHGDIKVAFTPDEEIGKGADHFNVKKFNADLAYTMDGGAIGELECENFNAASAKIIINGRNTHPGTAKGIMINSMLIAGEFMDMLPKNETPATTEGYEGFYHLVTLNGGVEKTKLEYIIRDFDAQKFEKRKQFITNAAESLNKKYSKGTVEIEIKEQYRNMKEKIEPVKYIVDTAFKAMKLANVVPKVQPIRGGTDGARLSFMGMPTPNIFNGGHNFHGKLEYIPVDSMEKAVQVILKIVQLYEEM; from the coding sequence ATGTCTAAAGTTGTGGAAAAGTTTATTAAGTATGTGAAATTTAATACTGCGTCAGATGAATCTATGAATACAGTTCCTACTACTTCAGGGCAGTTGGTACTAGCGAAAGAATTAGTAAAAGAACTAGAGCAAATAGGAATGAGTGAAGTATCAGTAGATGAAAATGGATATGTAATGGCAGTATTACCATCCAATGTTAAAAAGGAAATTCCTAAAATAGGGTTTATTGCACATATGGATACGTGTCCAGAAGTTTCAGGAATGAATATAAATCCCAAGTTTGTTGAAAATTATGATGGCAAGGATATAGTTTTAAATGAAGAAAAAAATATTATTCTTTCTCCAAAGGATTTTCCAGAATTAAAGGATTACGTTGGAAAAACACTAATTACTACAGATGGAACTACTCTTTTAGGTGCTGATGATAAAGCAGGGGTTGCTGAGATTGTTACTGCTGTGGAATTTTTAATAGAAAATCCGGAAATCAAACATGGAGACATCAAAGTTGCATTTACTCCAGATGAGGAAATTGGAAAAGGAGCAGATCATTTTAATGTCAAAAAATTTAATGCAGATTTAGCTTATACAATGGATGGAGGGGCTATTGGAGAATTGGAATGTGAAAATTTCAATGCTGCAAGTGCAAAAATAATTATTAACGGAAGAAATACCCACCCAGGAACTGCAAAAGGAATAATGATAAATTCAATGCTTATTGCTGGAGAATTTATGGACATGCTTCCAAAGAATGAAACTCCAGCAACTACAGAAGGCTATGAAGGCTTTTATCACCTAGTTACACTTAATGGTGGAGTAGAGAAGACAAAGCTTGAATATATAATAAGAGATTTTGATGCTCAGAAGTTTGAAAAGAGGAAACAATTTATAACTAATGCTGCAGAAAGTTTAAACAAAAAATATAGCAAAGGTACAGTTGAAATTGAGATAAAAGAGCAGTATAGAAATATGAAGGAAAAAATTGAACCTGTAAAATATATAGTAGACACTGCTTTTAAAGCAATGAAATTAGCAAATGTAGTTCCTAAAGTTCAACCTATAAGAGGAGGCACAGATGGAGCTAGATTATCTTTTATGGGAATGCCTACACCAAACATATTTAATGGCGGACATAATTTCCACGGTAAACTTGAGTATATACCTGTAGATTCCATGGAGAAAGCTGTACAAGTAATACTTAAAATAGTACAGTTATATGAAGAAATGTAG